One window from the genome of Jeotgalibaca sp. MA1X17-3 encodes:
- a CDS encoding DUF1002 domain-containing protein gives MGKPTFVYGGGLSDAQIKETAELLDIEDMDNVNSLPVTGEDLEFYLNDGDTQTSEMISSVLVQKQNAGKGVEVIIENPEQITQITSDQYTNASITAGVADAKIVIASISRVTGESALTGIYKAFDKNGEKLDQDRMEVAQEELETTNEIAQENAESEGFDSSKLDQAIIEIKQALADLKEKQGELATREDVERIINEALSKFDLENMVTQEQFDKLLSLFEKYQKTSAIDSTEVKEQLLNLSSSVQDKVSDLISQAEESGFFDRIGNFFKEIWQAISSVFN, from the coding sequence GTGGGGAAGCCTACGTTTGTTTACGGAGGTGGCTTATCTGATGCTCAAATTAAAGAAACAGCAGAATTATTAGACATTGAAGATATGGATAACGTAAATAGTCTTCCAGTAACAGGTGAAGATTTAGAGTTTTATTTGAATGATGGGGATACTCAGACATCAGAAATGATTTCTTCCGTTCTTGTGCAGAAACAAAATGCCGGAAAAGGTGTTGAAGTTATTATAGAGAATCCAGAACAAATCACCCAAATTACTTCTGATCAGTATACGAACGCTTCGATTACTGCGGGCGTTGCAGATGCTAAAATAGTTATAGCGAGTATCAGTCGTGTTACTGGTGAAAGTGCCTTGACTGGTATCTATAAAGCCTTTGATAAGAATGGTGAGAAATTAGATCAGGATCGTATGGAAGTAGCTCAAGAAGAACTAGAAACCACAAATGAAATTGCTCAAGAAAACGCTGAGAGTGAAGGGTTTGATTCTTCTAAATTAGATCAAGCTATTATTGAAATTAAACAAGCCTTAGCTGATTTAAAAGAAAAACAAGGTGAGCTTGCTACACGAGAAGACGTAGAAAGAATCATTAATGAAGCATTATCCAAGTTTGACTTAGAAAATATGGTTACTCAAGAACAATTTGATAAGCTGCTATCACTTTTTGAAAAATATCAAAAAACTTCTGCTATTGATTCTACAGAAGTAAAGGAACAGCTTCTTAACCTATCTAGTAGTGTTCAAGATAAAGTTTCAGATCTAATTAGCCAAGCAGAGGAAAGTGGCTTTTTCGATCGAATTGGTAATTTTTTCAAAGAAATCTGGCAAGCAATTAGTAGTGTTTTTAATTAA
- a CDS encoding transcription repressor NadR — protein MKRGEKMEPLKRRNEIILILKKQEEPIPAKKIAKLFDVSRQVIVGDIALLRAEGQDIISTPRGYIYEQKKSSHSGKYIGKIVCLHSVEETEKELQIIVDNGGETTNVEVDHPLYGSISSSLRIRSRHDIKEFMKKVKEQNTTLLASLTDGIHLHTIQCEDEQTFIRIKRELDEAGILYQQKK, from the coding sequence ATGAAACGGGGAGAAAAAATGGAACCTTTGAAAAGAAGAAACGAAATCATTCTTATTTTGAAAAAACAAGAAGAGCCGATTCCTGCAAAAAAAATTGCTAAACTTTTTGATGTAAGTCGGCAAGTTATTGTAGGCGATATCGCTCTTCTTCGAGCAGAAGGGCAGGATATTATTTCGACTCCGCGTGGCTATATATATGAGCAAAAGAAAAGTAGTCATTCTGGAAAGTATATAGGCAAAATTGTTTGTTTACATTCTGTTGAAGAAACAGAAAAAGAACTCCAAATCATTGTAGATAATGGTGGGGAAACTACGAATGTAGAAGTAGATCATCCATTGTATGGAAGTATTTCCAGTTCCTTACGAATTCGTTCTCGTCATGATATAAAAGAATTTATGAAAAAAGTAAAAGAGCAAAATACTACCCTGCTAGCTTCATTAACAGATGGGATTCATCTGCACACCATTCAGTGTGAAGATGAACAGACTTTTATTCGAATTAAGCGGGAATTAGATGAGGCAGGAATCCTCTATCAACAGAAAAAATGA
- a CDS encoding YrrS family protein — MSNNNNENQNETRKERYKSNENPNMLVKLSIGLAGLLVLALVFNYFLGGSNEDPNQVAGASDQNEFSMINKNSGTDSSQESVTSSETQVAESSSQKSDKEEAANEEKEKDLEEKQVETNDSNVKKAIVANWEPIGTKQSEPHVTSYEDGSQDRLEIKEAVSQVTGVNGNDMIVNWVGNDTRNDGVQRVTSTITQSSTGMIYKVYLQWVPNEGWKVNRVEELYTVIR, encoded by the coding sequence ATGTCTAATAATAATAATGAAAATCAGAATGAAACTAGAAAAGAACGCTATAAAAGTAATGAAAATCCTAATATGCTTGTAAAACTATCGATAGGATTGGCTGGTCTTTTAGTACTAGCTCTTGTATTCAATTATTTCTTGGGTGGTTCTAATGAAGATCCAAATCAAGTAGCAGGTGCGAGTGATCAAAATGAGTTCAGTATGATTAATAAAAATTCTGGTACCGATAGTTCCCAAGAATCCGTTACCAGTTCTGAAACACAAGTAGCAGAATCTTCTTCTCAAAAATCAGATAAAGAAGAAGCTGCTAATGAAGAGAAAGAAAAAGATTTAGAAGAAAAACAGGTTGAAACCAATGATTCAAATGTGAAAAAAGCTATAGTGGCAAATTGGGAACCTATTGGAACCAAACAAAGTGAGCCCCATGTTACCAGTTATGAAGATGGCAGTCAGGATCGTCTTGAAATAAAAGAAGCAGTATCTCAAGTAACGGGTGTTAACGGGAACGATATGATTGTAAACTGGGTAGGAAATGATACAAGGAATGATGGTGTCCAAAGAGTTACTTCTACCATTACACAGTCATCTACTGGAATGATTTACAAAGTGTATCTCCAATGGGTACCTAATGAAGGTTGGAAAGTAAACAGAGTTGAAGAATTGTATACAGTCATTCGTTAA
- a CDS encoding glucose-1-phosphate adenylyltransferase, with translation MEKELLAMILAGGQGSRLGKLTRETAKPAVPFGGRYRIIDFVLSNCSNSGINNLGVITQYQPLELNEHISNGESWGMNGHNGSVTIVQPYTDSEGESWFKGTANAITNSLPYIDSVNPKYLLVLSGDHIYKMDYEPMFEYHKETGADLTVGVIPVTMEEASRFGIMNTDENGKVIEFEEKPEVPKNNLASMGIYIFNWDKLRKILVEDKETDKKMIDFGHDVIPVYLENKEKIYAYAFEGYWKDVGTIESLWEANMEFLDPNHSLHIRQEAWQIYTNNQVSPPQFLTDTSDVAHSMIVDGCYVEGEVKNSLLSQGVQVGEGSSVKNSVVMANSKVGKNVQMDYVIIGEHAIIEDGAKLVGKKGAIEVVGYGERIGGQKNENE, from the coding sequence ATGGAAAAAGAATTATTAGCTATGATACTCGCGGGTGGACAAGGTTCTAGACTCGGAAAGTTGACTCGTGAAACTGCAAAACCAGCTGTACCTTTTGGGGGACGTTATCGTATTATCGATTTCGTTTTAAGTAACTGTTCGAACTCTGGTATTAATAACCTCGGAGTAATTACTCAGTATCAACCTCTTGAATTAAATGAACACATTAGTAACGGTGAATCTTGGGGAATGAACGGTCATAATGGAAGTGTTACGATTGTTCAACCTTATACGGACTCAGAAGGAGAAAGTTGGTTTAAAGGAACTGCGAATGCAATTACGAACAGCTTGCCTTATATTGATTCTGTAAATCCAAAATACTTACTGGTCCTCTCTGGTGATCATATTTACAAAATGGATTACGAACCGATGTTTGAGTACCATAAAGAAACAGGTGCTGATTTAACAGTCGGAGTAATTCCAGTGACAATGGAAGAAGCTTCTCGTTTTGGAATTATGAATACCGATGAGAATGGAAAAGTTATTGAATTTGAAGAAAAACCTGAAGTTCCTAAAAATAATTTAGCCTCTATGGGGATTTATATTTTTAACTGGGACAAACTTCGTAAAATATTGGTAGAAGATAAAGAAACTGATAAAAAAATGATAGACTTTGGACACGACGTAATTCCTGTTTATTTAGAAAACAAAGAAAAAATATATGCCTATGCATTTGAAGGATATTGGAAAGATGTAGGTACTATTGAAAGTCTTTGGGAAGCGAATATGGAATTTTTAGATCCTAATCATAGCTTACATATTCGACAAGAAGCATGGCAGATTTATACAAATAATCAAGTATCTCCTCCACAGTTTTTAACAGATACATCTGATGTAGCTCATTCAATGATTGTAGATGGCTGCTATGTTGAAGGAGAAGTCAAAAATTCTCTTCTTTCCCAAGGGGTTCAAGTTGGAGAAGGCAGTTCTGTTAAAAATAGCGTTGTTATGGCAAATTCAAAAGTAGGCAAAAATGTACAGATGGATTATGTGATTATAGGAGAGCACGCCATTATTGAAGATGGGGCTAAGTTAGTTGGTAAAAAAGGAGCAATAGAAGTTGTAGGGTACGGAGAACGGATTGGAGGGCAAAAAAATGAGAATGAATAG
- a CDS encoding TspO/MBR family protein: MSRVKKAWINIILLATTLAANAAGAFGLINGLSQKDISDKYQTLITPAPMTFSIWSVIYVLLITSLIVLIIKHDKEYYRKSIDRISMLFWLSCLFNILWIVSFSYLQLVLSVVFIFLLLVMLTLISQKLIPIHSQKKILLPLTFGLYSGWVFIATVINIAALLVKNNWNGFSIADSTWAMIILGVSVVLTALVLLKVRNAAFPLPIAWGFWGIYQFLKDTNGFQGQYPGIEWTALVGIVVLILLSGLTFYKNRYSLLPRPENR, translated from the coding sequence ATGAGCCGAGTTAAAAAAGCGTGGATTAATATTATTTTGTTAGCAACTACACTAGCAGCAAACGCAGCAGGTGCATTTGGTCTTATTAACGGATTATCTCAAAAAGATATTTCTGATAAGTACCAAACTCTCATTACACCAGCACCGATGACGTTTAGTATTTGGAGTGTCATTTATGTCTTATTAATTACTAGTTTAATTGTTTTAATAATCAAACATGATAAAGAATACTATAGAAAAAGTATTGATCGGATTTCAATGTTATTCTGGTTGAGTTGTTTATTCAATATTCTATGGATTGTAAGTTTTTCTTATCTTCAATTAGTACTGTCTGTTGTATTTATCTTCTTGTTATTAGTAATGCTCACACTTATTTCTCAAAAGCTGATTCCTATTCATAGTCAAAAGAAAATCCTTTTACCGTTAACGTTTGGATTATATTCTGGTTGGGTTTTCATTGCAACCGTAATAAATATTGCAGCTTTACTAGTTAAAAATAATTGGAATGGATTCTCCATTGCTGATTCAACATGGGCGATGATTATTTTAGGAGTATCAGTAGTTCTTACTGCATTGGTTTTATTAAAAGTCAGAAACGCAGCATTTCCTTTACCGATTGCTTGGGGATTTTGGGGGATTTATCAGTTTCTAAAAGATACCAATGGTTTCCAAGGACAATATCCTGGAATAGAATGGACCGCTTTAGTCGGGATTGTTGTTCTGATTTTATTGAGTGGTTTAACATTTTATAAGAATCGTTATTCACTATTACCTAGACCAGAAAACAGATAA
- a CDS encoding GNAT family N-acetyltransferase: MIELKNITQKDIDTCLSLSVAPWQEKFAAPIADSLARAYVNPDHLIPLIIHLDGVPIGFLLFHLYPKTNNILLQEFLIDRHFQSKGYGTDALRKFVEYAEQIKPFQTLYTITAIGNTWAKHTLEYAGFMRGAVDIEERAIEMVYILQ, encoded by the coding sequence ATGATTGAATTAAAAAATATCACTCAAAAAGATATAGATACTTGCCTTTCTCTTTCCGTTGCACCTTGGCAAGAAAAGTTCGCTGCTCCTATTGCGGATAGCCTTGCACGTGCCTATGTTAATCCTGATCATTTAATTCCTTTAATCATTCATTTAGATGGAGTACCGATTGGTTTTCTTTTATTTCATCTCTATCCCAAAACAAATAATATTTTGTTACAAGAATTTTTAATTGACCGGCATTTCCAATCAAAAGGGTACGGTACAGATGCTCTTAGAAAGTTTGTCGAATATGCAGAACAAATCAAACCATTTCAAACACTATATACGATAACTGCTATTGGTAACACTTGGGCAAAACACACTCTGGAGTATGCAGGTTTTATGCGTGGTGCAGTTGATATAGAAGAACGTGCCATTGAGATGGTATATATCCTACAATAA
- a CDS encoding cytidine deaminase produces MNQKEQAELLLKKAREIKEKAYAPYSHFHVGAAVLYQDGTIITGVNIENVSFGATNCAERTALFTGVTQGYTNKEVVAIGVAGNTEDFLPPCSICRQVMVELCQPHTSVYLTNNKNEVLTTNVEELVPFAFSTMDM; encoded by the coding sequence ATGAATCAGAAAGAACAAGCAGAACTATTATTAAAGAAAGCCAGAGAGATTAAAGAAAAAGCGTATGCCCCGTATTCACATTTCCATGTGGGAGCTGCTGTTCTTTATCAAGATGGTACTATTATTACGGGAGTAAACATAGAAAATGTCTCTTTTGGCGCTACAAATTGTGCAGAGAGAACGGCTCTTTTTACTGGAGTTACACAAGGGTATACTAACAAAGAAGTAGTTGCAATTGGTGTTGCAGGTAACACCGAAGATTTCTTACCTCCTTGTAGTATCTGCCGCCAAGTGATGGTAGAACTGTGTCAACCTCATACATCTGTTTATCTAACGAATAACAAAAATGAAGTGTTGACCACAAATGTAGAAGAGTTAGTACCTTTTGCATTTTCAACTATGGATATGTAA
- the glgD gene encoding glucose-1-phosphate adenylyltransferase subunit GlgD — protein sequence MDYKRVLNQHLEAPGDITVVYKNIETNKIKKHPEERILRMDQNGKLLESYPVKDYVYDEPTLPVSMNIYFLSVRKMLEIIARSEEEGLRLDADRLVSHYLKDYDVNPREYPSYLALVDSIESYYEANMELLDKEVFNELFNTRLPIMTKVKNEAPTYYSKTAKVTGSLFATGCVIEGTVDHSLIFRKVKVAEDAVVKNSIIMQGSKIGKGAVLEYCILDKNVVVQPGVELKGTPDNLIVLQKNKEVVLEEEG from the coding sequence GTGGATTACAAGCGCGTTCTCAACCAACATCTGGAAGCTCCAGGAGATATAACAGTCGTTTACAAAAATATTGAAACAAATAAAATAAAAAAACATCCTGAAGAAAGAATACTGAGAATGGACCAAAATGGTAAATTATTAGAGTCCTATCCTGTGAAGGATTACGTTTATGATGAGCCAACTCTACCTGTGAGTATGAATATTTATTTTCTAAGTGTACGTAAAATGTTAGAAATTATAGCGCGCTCTGAAGAAGAAGGGCTTCGTTTGGATGCAGATCGTTTAGTATCTCATTATCTAAAGGATTATGATGTAAATCCAAGGGAATATCCAAGTTATTTAGCTTTGGTAGATTCAATTGAATCGTATTACGAAGCAAACATGGAATTGCTAGATAAAGAAGTATTTAATGAGCTTTTCAATACACGACTTCCTATTATGACAAAAGTCAAGAATGAAGCACCTACTTACTATTCAAAAACAGCAAAAGTAACTGGCTCTTTATTTGCTACTGGATGTGTAATTGAAGGAACCGTTGATCATTCGTTGATTTTCCGAAAAGTAAAAGTTGCAGAAGATGCAGTCGTCAAAAACTCTATTATTATGCAAGGTTCAAAAATTGGAAAAGGTGCTGTTCTAGAATATTGTATTTTAGACAAGAACGTTGTTGTTCAACCAGGAGTAGAATTAAAAGGGACACCTGATAATCTAATCGTACTACAGAAAAATAAAGAAGTAGTATTGGAGGAAGAGGGTTAA
- the glgB gene encoding 1,4-alpha-glucan branching protein GlgB — protein sequence MKRNLFENLEKEMYLFNKGEHYESYRIMGSKRSFENKQDGWRFTVWAPHAKQVSLVGDFTNWENVSMDKVAETGAWSVFHTQADEGHCYKYFIEDQQGNSKYKIDPFALAFEVPPKDASIIQDLPEKKWNDGRWRANKKRKPIYKKPLNIYELHFSSWKQHEDGTPYSFYELSETLLPYVKEMGYTHIELMPVMEHPLEASWGYQTTGFYAVAARFGNVLEFREFIDKAHQQGIGVIVDWVPGHFCKNDYALAYFDGTPTYEYHDPNRAINQRWGTLNFDLGKNQVHSFLISNAIFWLEEFHLDGIRVDAVSNMLYLDYDEGDWTPNEDGGNDNRQGTAFLKKLNTVVFNRDPDTLMIAEESTAWANVTKPIELGGLGFNYKWNMGWMNDTLKFYSMDPLHRKNHFNLITFSFMYAFNENFILPFSHDEVVHGKKSLLGKVPGDRYNQFATLRNIQAYMMSHPGKKLNFMGNEMGVFLEWRFYEQLEWSSLEQEFNQEYQNYIKELNHLYLNQKALHEIDDARSGTEIIDADNHEESILSFIRKSEKERDFLIIVCNFTPVERRDFKMGVPYEGIYEELLNTERQEFGGTWTKGQEDMRTMAEPYKQFEHSINLIVPAMGVLYIRPKRIYGVNKKK from the coding sequence ATGAAAAGAAACCTTTTTGAAAATTTAGAAAAAGAGATGTATTTATTCAATAAGGGAGAACATTATGAAAGTTATCGGATAATGGGAAGTAAAAGAAGTTTTGAAAATAAACAAGACGGCTGGAGGTTTACAGTGTGGGCTCCACACGCAAAGCAAGTGTCGCTTGTGGGAGACTTCACTAATTGGGAAAATGTTTCTATGGATAAAGTTGCAGAAACAGGGGCTTGGTCTGTTTTCCATACGCAAGCTGATGAAGGGCACTGTTATAAATACTTTATTGAAGATCAACAAGGAAATTCGAAGTACAAAATTGATCCTTTTGCTTTAGCCTTTGAGGTCCCACCGAAAGATGCTTCCATTATTCAAGATTTACCAGAAAAAAAATGGAATGATGGTAGATGGAGAGCCAATAAAAAACGGAAACCCATCTATAAAAAACCACTTAATATTTATGAGCTACATTTCAGTTCATGGAAACAACATGAAGATGGTACTCCTTATTCTTTTTATGAACTATCCGAAACACTCCTTCCATATGTAAAAGAAATGGGCTATACACATATCGAACTGATGCCCGTTATGGAACACCCGCTTGAAGCGTCCTGGGGTTACCAAACCACTGGGTTTTACGCAGTTGCTGCTCGCTTTGGTAATGTTTTAGAGTTTAGAGAGTTTATAGATAAAGCTCATCAACAGGGGATTGGGGTTATAGTCGATTGGGTGCCTGGTCATTTTTGTAAAAATGATTATGCATTAGCTTATTTTGACGGAACGCCTACCTATGAATATCACGATCCTAATCGTGCCATCAACCAGCGTTGGGGAACGTTAAATTTTGATTTAGGGAAAAACCAAGTACACAGCTTTTTAATTTCAAATGCTATTTTCTGGTTGGAAGAATTTCACTTAGACGGAATCAGAGTGGATGCTGTTTCAAATATGTTGTATTTGGATTATGACGAAGGAGATTGGACTCCTAATGAAGATGGTGGAAATGATAATCGACAAGGAACTGCATTTTTAAAAAAATTAAATACCGTCGTATTTAATCGTGATCCGGATACATTAATGATTGCAGAAGAGAGTACAGCATGGGCAAATGTAACGAAGCCCATTGAACTTGGTGGTCTTGGTTTTAATTACAAGTGGAATATGGGTTGGATGAACGACACCTTAAAATTCTACTCCATGGATCCTCTCCATAGAAAAAATCACTTTAACCTTATTACCTTTTCATTTATGTATGCTTTCAATGAAAACTTCATTTTACCTTTCTCCCATGATGAAGTTGTTCATGGTAAAAAATCATTACTAGGGAAAGTTCCTGGAGATCGTTATAACCAGTTTGCAACATTGAGGAATATTCAAGCATATATGATGTCTCATCCAGGAAAGAAATTGAATTTCATGGGAAATGAGATGGGAGTATTTCTAGAGTGGAGATTTTATGAGCAGCTAGAATGGTCCTCTTTGGAACAAGAATTTAATCAAGAATATCAAAATTATATTAAAGAATTGAATCATTTATATCTAAATCAAAAAGCACTTCACGAAATTGACGATGCACGTTCCGGTACAGAAATTATCGATGCAGATAATCATGAAGAATCTATCCTTTCTTTTATTCGAAAGTCAGAGAAAGAAAGAGATTTTTTAATTATCGTATGTAATTTTACACCGGTAGAGAGAAGAGATTTTAAAATGGGTGTTCCTTACGAAGGAATCTATGAAGAACTTTTGAATACAGAACGACAAGAGTTTGGAGGAACGTGGACAAAAGGCCAAGAAGACATGCGAACGATGGCAGAACCATATAAGCAATTCGAACATTCTATCAATTTGATCGTACCAGCAATGGGTGTTTTATATATACGTCCCAAAAGAATTTATGGAGTAAATAAAAAGAAATAA
- a CDS encoding glycogen/starch/alpha-glucan phosphorylase, giving the protein MQPISVEQFKDDYIKKFEQLYAYNYKEGTQREKFSALGFLVKNYYMGDWKDTVDEYRDEKKKQMFYFSMEYLPGRMLRSNLLNLGLTEVVEEGLQELGLNLDNITLGEVDPALGNGGLGRLASCFMDSIASKGLPGHGNGIRYQYGLFKQKFIDGHQIELPENWLRNGNVWEVRKENKAVVIRFGGEVYMVPDDHGELHPHYHHTQNILAVPYDTAQVGYQNDTVNNLRLWAAEIPYGDEYLFRTEEDRDGVKQITEVLYPDDSSYEGRLLRLKQEYFLSSAGIQSIVRYYQTLNEDWSLFADKVAIHVNDTHPALAVPELMRLLLDDVRLTWDQAWEITKKTISYTNHTILQEAMEKWPIDMVKDLLPRIYQIIEEINRRYVEKKLPLYGEDLTYRTAIIGNGQIRMANLAIIGSHSVNGVARLHTTILINETLNDFYLIYPGKFNNKTNGITQRRWMQISNRGLTEMLDDVIGTSWKKEPDELVMLKAYKDDEKVLQRLEDVKIENKKRFASYVKDEMGIVIDPNAIFDVQIKRLHAYKRQLLNVLHILDRYLQIKDNPEIDMPKRVFIFGAKAAPSYHYAKQIIKLINAVAKMVNNDEEINDLIKVVFIENYGVSLAELIIPAADVSEQISLAGKEASGTSNMKLMANGALTMATMDGATVEIFESVGEGNIYIFGLGNDEVQEYYANGTYNSHDLYDNNPRLKRVLNLLIDGTIPDIQQEGADIFDSLVKFNDEYFLLKDFDSYIRAQYKLDEDFKDRTLWNQMALMNIAHAGRFSADYTIMRYAKEIWKIFPRGDMGRTFLPQ; this is encoded by the coding sequence ATGCAACCAATTAGTGTAGAACAATTCAAAGATGATTATATCAAAAAGTTTGAACAGCTATATGCGTATAATTATAAAGAAGGAACACAAAGGGAAAAATTTTCCGCATTAGGTTTCTTAGTTAAGAACTACTATATGGGTGACTGGAAAGATACAGTTGACGAATATAGAGACGAAAAGAAAAAGCAAATGTTCTATTTTTCTATGGAATATTTACCTGGTAGAATGTTAAGAAGTAATTTATTGAACCTTGGTCTAACGGAAGTAGTTGAGGAAGGTTTACAAGAATTAGGGTTAAATCTAGATAATATTACTCTAGGAGAAGTTGATCCAGCACTTGGAAACGGTGGTTTGGGTAGATTAGCTTCTTGTTTCATGGACTCCATTGCTTCAAAAGGACTCCCTGGACACGGAAATGGAATTCGCTATCAATATGGTTTATTTAAACAGAAATTCATTGATGGACACCAAATTGAATTACCAGAAAACTGGTTACGTAATGGAAACGTATGGGAAGTTCGTAAAGAAAATAAAGCAGTAGTAATCAGATTTGGTGGAGAAGTATATATGGTACCAGATGATCATGGTGAACTACATCCACATTATCACCATACCCAAAACATTCTGGCAGTTCCGTATGATACTGCACAAGTAGGTTATCAAAATGATACGGTTAATAACTTACGTCTTTGGGCTGCAGAAATCCCATACGGAGACGAGTACCTTTTCCGTACAGAAGAAGACCGGGATGGAGTAAAACAAATTACAGAAGTTCTTTATCCGGATGACTCTAGTTATGAAGGAAGACTTTTACGATTGAAACAAGAATATTTCCTTTCTTCTGCGGGGATTCAAAGTATTGTACGTTACTATCAAACGCTGAATGAAGATTGGAGTTTATTTGCAGATAAAGTTGCTATTCACGTAAATGATACTCACCCAGCACTTGCAGTTCCTGAATTAATGCGACTACTATTAGATGATGTTCGATTAACGTGGGATCAAGCTTGGGAAATTACGAAGAAAACAATTAGTTATACCAATCATACAATTTTACAGGAAGCAATGGAGAAATGGCCGATTGACATGGTTAAAGATCTACTGCCTCGTATTTATCAAATTATTGAAGAAATCAACCGTCGCTATGTTGAGAAAAAACTTCCTTTATATGGAGAAGATTTGACATATCGTACAGCTATTATTGGAAATGGTCAGATTAGAATGGCTAACTTAGCAATCATTGGAAGCCATAGTGTGAACGGAGTTGCTAGACTGCATACTACTATTCTGATTAATGAAACGCTAAATGACTTCTATCTTATTTATCCAGGTAAATTCAATAATAAGACAAATGGTATTACACAAAGAAGATGGATGCAGATCTCTAATCGTGGGTTAACCGAAATGTTAGATGATGTTATTGGAACAAGTTGGAAGAAAGAGCCAGACGAGTTAGTTATGTTGAAAGCATATAAAGATGATGAAAAAGTTTTACAACGCCTAGAAGATGTAAAAATTGAAAACAAAAAACGATTTGCAAGCTATGTGAAAGATGAAATGGGAATCGTTATTGATCCGAATGCTATCTTTGACGTTCAAATTAAGCGACTTCATGCCTATAAACGTCAACTTCTAAATGTTTTACATATTCTAGACCGCTACTTACAAATTAAAGATAATCCAGAAATTGATATGCCAAAACGTGTATTCATTTTTGGAGCAAAAGCAGCACCTAGTTATCATTACGCAAAACAAATCATTAAATTAATCAATGCGGTTGCAAAAATGGTTAATAATGATGAGGAGATTAATGATTTAATCAAAGTCGTCTTTATTGAAAACTATGGTGTTTCTCTAGCAGAGTTAATTATTCCAGCTGCTGATGTAAGTGAACAAATTTCTCTAGCTGGAAAAGAAGCATCTGGTACGAGCAATATGAAATTGATGGCAAATGGTGCTCTAACAATGGCAACAATGGATGGAGCTACTGTTGAAATCTTTGAGAGTGTTGGAGAAGGTAATATTTATATCTTTGGTTTAGGGAATGATGAAGTACAAGAGTATTATGCGAATGGAACATATAATTCTCATGACCTTTATGATAATAATCCACGACTGAAACGAGTATTGAATCTGTTGATTGATGGAACAATCCCTGATATTCAACAAGAAGGTGCAGATATTTTTGATAGTTTAGTTAAATTTAATGATGAGTATTTCTTATTGAAAGACTTTGATAGTTATATTCGCGCTCAATATAAATTAGATGAAGATTTTAAAGATCGTACGCTTTGGAATCAAATGGCGTTGATGAATATTGCACACGCAGGTCGCTTCTCAGCTGACTATACCATCATGCGGTATGCAAAAGAAATTTGGAAAATTTTCCCTCGTGGAGATATGGGACGTACTTTCCTCCCACAATAA
- a CDS encoding sugar phosphate nucleotidyltransferase, translating to MRMNSMCAIINMTEASTQKLFPLTWMRPISALPFASRYRMVDFSLSSISHAGMDSVAIFIGGTGRSVYDHIRRGAEWNLASRLRGGIFTYSQTYMKQFMIEQTYGQDDFYSNHKEFLQKSKAEYVVVMGGAL from the coding sequence ATGAGAATGAATAGTATGTGTGCCATTATCAATATGACAGAAGCAAGCACTCAAAAATTATTTCCTTTAACATGGATGAGACCCATCTCAGCACTGCCGTTTGCCTCACGTTATCGAATGGTAGATTTTAGTCTATCCAGTATTAGTCATGCTGGAATGGATTCAGTAGCTATTTTTATTGGGGGAACGGGTCGTTCAGTTTATGACCATATTCGAAGAGGGGCAGAATGGAATTTAGCCTCACGCCTACGGGGAGGAATATTTACCTATTCACAGACCTACATGAAGCAATTCATGATTGAACAGACATATGGACAGGATGACTTTTATTCCAACCATAAAGAATTTTTACAAAAATCAAAAGCTGAATATGTAGTAGTGATGGGGGGCGCTTTGTAG